From a region of the Georgenia yuyongxinii genome:
- a CDS encoding type II toxin-antitoxin system VapB family antitoxin has translation MMFKAVGDSRPYPEHGITTPRDWAGIPPRQVRLDQLVTTKSQLDLRSLLSSDSTFYGDLFAHVVSWRGTLYLEDGLHRALRAALQQRLVLHARILELDDAGQPVS, from the coding sequence GTGATGTTCAAGGCCGTGGGCGACTCACGCCCCTACCCCGAGCACGGCATCACCACGCCGCGGGACTGGGCCGGAATCCCCCCGCGTCAGGTGCGGCTCGACCAGCTGGTGACCACCAAGAGCCAGCTCGACCTGCGGTCGCTGCTGTCCTCCGACTCCACGTTCTACGGCGACCTCTTCGCCCACGTGGTGTCGTGGCGCGGCACCCTCTACCTCGAGGACGGCCTCCACCGCGCCTTGCGCGCGGCCCTGCAGCAGCGACTGGTGCTGCACGCGCGCATCCTCGAGCTCGACGACGCAGGGCAGCCGGTCAGCTAG